The Nicotiana tabacum cultivar K326 chromosome 1, ASM71507v2, whole genome shotgun sequence genome segment GCAaagtttttcttttgtcttttggtCCCGAATCAATTTTTTTTGCTCACTATTCGTCTAACTTGATCATACACATAAGAATGCATGTAATGAGATTCACTACAAAAACTCATATAATCTACACTAATCACACAAGTTATGCGATATAAGTAAAccgaaaaatatgcatttttggccGTATATCAAttgattaaaaaattaaataataaatcagaCCGACTATTTTTATGAATAAATTAATTGGTAACGACAGGAATGAAGCGATTGGCTTGTCATATGATGACACAAAGTTAACGTGGACAGTCAAAACGCCCACCACGTTTCTGGTTAACATGCGTGTCAAATAGATAACCTCAAACCATGCAAATTAAACTGATAACTACTTAGAAAACatttgtttcttattttctttcaacTCTCACAATTAGATTGCAATGCAATTGGCTATAAATCTTTGGTAAATTACCATTTCAATGGCCACTCCGCTCAGCTTAAGTACTGTTAGTCCAACAAAAAGAATGTCTAACGAGAAAAATAAATCTATGGAGAAAGAAGAGCAAGATCAGGAGAGAGATTATAAGGAGGAGGTCAGCCGTCGGGAACACCAACCACCATATGTTTCACCGATGCAGCCGCTAACTAAGGAAGCGTACGGCGGTGGGATGTATGGGAAAGATGATGAAGGTGGTGGTCCGGCGAGGAAAGTGGATAAAAAACCACCAGCTAGTGAGACACAAAGTGCTGATGGACCAGCAGAAGCCACTCTTCAGCCCAAACATAAACCACCGCAGTCTTCCGGCGACCGTGACATTGATATCACCGGCCAATCTTACATACAATAGCTTAGTACCAATATTGAACGGTGATGTGTCTTAGTGGTAAAGAATCATCTTGTAATaagcaaaataaagttggaattatGTTTATAAATATTGTCCAGCCTTTTATTTACATCGGATCATTGAAAATAATTACGGGAAATCAGTTTCTTTTGAAACTGATTCtcgaagaaaaataattttcctCGAAAgggaaaaaattaatttaactcGGCCTTTTCCTCTTTTACCTCATGCCCATAATGTCCTATACATTTTTTCAAAATCGCTAATAAGAAAAAAATTTATGAGTAGAAGTTATGTGGAGCAACATTCGCATCGGGCTCCATTCGGGGAATTGTGGAATTCGAGACTTCATTCGGGGAATTGTGGAATTCGAGACTTCTGGTTAAAGGAAAGAAGGGAAGATCAGTTTTATCTATGGATCAAAATTATGAGTAGAAGTTACGTGGAGCAACATTTGAAAACATGTAAGGAATATGtaatactcaaaaatatcatGACAAACATTACATCCTTTACTCAAATTCTACCACGTGCACGATTATCATGCGACATGAACTTTTTTTACGATCAACCGCTCATTCTTTTTTTAAGGAAAAAGGTActtatattaataataataacaacagtAGCACGTTAGGGTATGGGATCCATAGCATTGTTATTAGTACATATTAGAGAAATGCCTTTTAAGGCACAGTTATCGTCTAAAGCCGTTAGGTGGTTACACACATTTATAGAACACGTTCTAACATACATATGTCCATCTTGATCCTTGCAATAGGCATCCATTGCGAAGATATGAGGTGAAACAAAATAACAAGTTGTATTATAATTAAGAGATATTAGAGCTTCTTTTGCCAATTGGTGTGCTACCATGTTCCCTTCACGAAAGCTATGCTTCATTGTGATCTCCCCTTGCTGTGTTGTTTTCTCCATTAACCACCTGCATTCATGAATTAAATTATTGTAAGTAGGATAATCCTCATAAAGGAAGTGAATGACCTCTGTGACATCTGTTTCAACTTCAACTGGAATATGTTTTCCTTGATAATTATTTGAAGTGCATGCCGTAGTGTTTGGAGTTCAGCCTGGATAGGTGATGTTGTGGGATACTTCTCGTAGTAGCCCAGTATTCATTCGCCTTTGTTTTCCACTGACACCTTCATGTAAACAGCTATTGTTGAAGGCTCCATCAAAATTGAGCTTGTACCAATTCCTTGGAGGAGCTTGCCACTTTACTTTAAGCTTGACTTTTATATTATTAGTAGTAGACTTAGATGTTAACAAGTGGTATTCCAATGCTTGGTTAATAACGTTGGTCGTGTTGATATGGTTGCTAGTATTATTCACATTGTTTTCATTTCTGTTTCGCCAAATAGCCCATAATACAAATGGAAAAGTTTCTTCCCATGTGATGAATTTGTTGGTTATTTTAGGATTCCTAGTACGTAAAAAATCTACCCAATGTTCATTATCCATTTGATTGTTTATGTCCACTCCCATGGTTTGCCAAAAGGTTTGAGCCACCGTGCATTTCCAGAAGATGCAAATTGTGGATTCAATCATGTTCTTGCATATGTGGCAGTTTGTGTCGATGTTAATACAAATTTTTCCAAGGTATTCTCTAATAGGGAGATGTGAGTGATAGCATTTCCATAGGAAGAACTGAATTTTCCTTGGACATTTTATGCCCTAAATCCAATTGAATTTTTTATTTGGTGGGAATTGTTTATCAATCAATTGATAACAGGAAGATGTTGTGAATACCCCATTACGGTTCATACTCCAGATGGGGTTGTTGATATGAGTAGGGTAGGAGGGTGTAGCTAAGGAATGGATACTAGTAATAATGCTTTAAGGAAgcttaaaataaatttttgttaGATCCCATCAATTGTTATTCTGAATGTCTTTGATTTTTAAGCAATTTTCATTATAGGTTAGGGGAACAATAATATTATCTCTAAGTTTGTTGAAGTTTGGGATCCAGTTTGTGTCCCAAATATTCATGTTCTGTTGTTGGTCTACTGGCCTCCTTATTGCTTGCTTACATATAGTCCATCCCTTTAATAGGCCTTTTCAAGTATTAGAGAAACCTCCAGTTCTACTAATATGCACATACAAGCTAATGAGAACACGAGCCCAGAGAGATGACGGGTTATTAAGAATACGCCAAGCTAGGCTGACCAGAAGGgctatatttttagattttgcttTTTTAATCCCTAAGCCCCCTCATCCTTTGGGTTTGTTACCATATTCCAACCAATTAGGtggattttttcttttctctagtAGTCCCCCGTAGGAAATCTCTCTGAATTTTGTCAATTTGCTTCAATGTTTTACTAGGAAGTTTAGATAATtgcattaggtgatttgggattgtGTTAAGAGTGGATGTTATTAAAGTGCACCTTCCCGCCATGCTCAGCCACTTAGCATTCCAATTATTTAACCTTGTCCGCATTTTACCAATTACGGGTTGGTAGTCTTTATAATGCCTAGGGTGGTTTTGGAGCATGGTAAAACCTAGGTAAGTACCAAATGATTTGCTAAATTTTATGTTAAATTTGTTTGTGGCCATTGTGATATTATCCTTAGTGCAAGACCTTGACACTAATAATTTAGATTTAGCCCGGAGAGGTAACAGAAACTTTCCATGCTATTCCACATAGTAgtgattgttttattgtttgcaCGACCCATTAAAGTTAGGTCGTCTGCAAAGAACAAGTGGGACAAGGGTGGACATCTTTTGTTTAGTCTAATGGGGTCCCAATTATGAATATCAACTTGATGTTCAATATTTTTGGACAACATGTCCATGCATAAGATGAAAAGATAAGGGGACATTGGATCACCCAATCTAATTCCCCTAGAGGGATAGAATTCCTccgttttatttttatttactaaaatGGAGATAGTACTAGTTGATATACAGTTAAGGATTAGGGAAGATATATTAGGAggaaagttgaaaatttttagAGTTCTGTAAACATATGACCACTCTAAtttgtcaaaagccttttctAGGTCAAGCTTTAGAATGCAATTATCTTTTCCTTTATGAGTGTTAAACCGTTTTAACACTTCTTGGACAATGAGAGCATTGTCACTAGCTCGCCTATTTTTAATAAATCTACCTTGTTGATCGTTAATAAGATGTTTTAGGAAGGGTATGATGCGATTAGCAATGACTTTAGTGACCACCTTGTACAAAGTGTTGCATAGGcttctaaatttttttaattgattTGCATTAATGAATTTAGGGATCAAACATAAGTATGTTTTGTTAATTTGATGAGGCATAATCCTTGTGTCAAAGATTTTTTGGCACAAATTGATGACCTTACTGCCTAGAATTGGCCAGAACTTCTGGAAGAAGAAGGGGTGTAGACCATCTGGTCTAGGTGTTTGATTTGAAAGAGAAAATAGCTTTTCTAATCTCATGATTTTTTAATTTACTATCAAGGCCGGATAGGTCAATGTTTGTTGTAGGTAATGTTATTTGATTTTATGGCTTTCCAGTTAGTATTATCATGAGACGTAGTAAAGATACTCTGGAAGTGATTAGAAACATACGTTATTAGGGCAGATTGATTTTCTATCCAATTTTCGGAGTTATCTTTAAAAAAGATAATATTATTTCTCTGTCTATGGTTAGTGGCTTGAATATGGAAGAATTTTGTATTTACATCCCCTTCGTTTAACCAATTGACCCTAGAGCATAATTTTCAGTAGTCCTCTTCTAATTTAAGGATTGTGTCATAATATTCAATAAGATTTACTTCTAGGTCTCTAAGGTATTGACTAGTTTGGTAGCTAGGAGAGTTTTGAATACCATTTATACGTTTTAATGATTTTTGTTTCCTAGCAAAAATATTCTCAAAGGTAACTTGTTTCCATTCTAATACATTTTTGTGGAATGACTCCGTCCCATCAATTATATCCCTATTTGCCCAACTATCAGACACCACTCTAAGGAAATCTGGGTGGGAGCACCAGAAGGTTTCAAGTCTAAATTGACCTATCATGGTTATTAGTAAGGTTAACCAAAATGGGATT includes the following:
- the LOC107799216 gene encoding uncharacterized protein LOC107799216, giving the protein MATPLSLSTVSPTKRMSNEKNKSMEKEEQDQERDYKEEVSRREHQPPYVSPMQPLTKEAYGGGMYGKDDEGGGPARKVDKKPPASETQSADGPAEATLQPKHKPPQSSGDRDIDITGQSYIQ